GAGGAACGGACCACAAGCCGGCCATCCTCATCCATCCAGGCAATGGACGCGTGCGTTTCCATGGCGACGTGCTGAACCCGTTGCGTCTTGTACGTGTGCTCGTGAATGAAGTCGGCGGCCGCGAAGCCCTCAGCGACGCTGCCCAACTCGGCGTGGACCTCGGCCACCACGTTTTCAAGGGGCCGGGAAATCCTGGAATAGTCCGCGTCCTTGTCGCCATGGATGGCCGGGGCGCCGGGCAAGATGGCCTCCTCTGGCGTGAACACCGGCTCCAAAAGCTCGTACTCCACGGCAAGCGCCCGGGTTCCGGCCTCTGCGGCGCCAACGGACTCAGCCACGACTGCGGCGACGCGCTGCCCAATGAACCGCACCACGTTGTCCAGGACTCGAGTGTCGTCGGGATCGTCAGTGAAGTGCTCATGTTGTGCAGTTGAGAACAACTGTGCTGGTGCGTCTTCGTGCGTGAAAACAGCGACGACGCCAGGAACTGCGAGTGCCGCGCTCTTGTCGATGGATACGATCCGGGCGTGGGGATGCGGGGAACGCAACAGCTTGAGGTGCAGCAGGCCCGGCAGCTGGTCGGCCGGGACATCCAGGGTGTACCGGGCAGTTCCGGTAACCACGGCCTGGCCGGCGGGTGCGGGCACATTGTCCCCGAGCTGGCCCGGAGTGGCTTCCAAAGCGGCAGGATGTCCGGCGGCAGGCGACTGCGCCCCGGAAACGTCAGCTGCGGCGTCGTGCTTGTGCTCGCCACTCTTGTGTTCGCCGCCGTGACCGCAAATCGCGTCGGCGATGGAGCGGTAACCGGTACAGCGGCACAGATTGCCCTTCAGGTTGCGAGGGAGGTTGGCGCGCTGCTCGTCATCGAAAGTGGCTGCGGTCATCATCATGCCAGCCGTACAGAAACCGCATTGGAACCCCTGGGCCTCAAGGAACTGCTCCTGCACAGGGTGCAGGCCTTCGCCGGTGGAGAGGCCCTCGATGGTGGTGACCGCTTTGCCCTCGGCACGGACGGCCGGGTAGATGCAGCTGTGCACGGGGGTGCCGTCGACGTGAACGGTGCAGGCCCCGCAGTCGCCGCCGTCGCAGCCTTTCTTAACGCCGAAGTTGCCCTGTTCCCGCAGGAAAGTGCGCAGGCATTGGCCGGGGCGGGGTGTGGCCTGCGAGGCAGAGCCGTTGATCTCAATTGCCATGGGAGGCCTCCTTCTGGGCGCCTGGAGTTTCGGGTTGCGTGGACGGTTGCGGCGAGGTGTCATGCGGCGGCCAGAAGTCGCCCGACACACCCATCGATTCGCCCAGCAGCTCGGCCCGGATTTCCTCGGCCAGTTTGAACGTCATGTCCCGGCGCCACGCGGGGAGCCCATGGATGTCATCGTGGTACAGCGGCCAGGGAATGGAATCCCCGACGGCGTCGGCCAGCATCCCTGCGTCCGGAACCTGCCCGGCGGGGAATCGCAGTTGTACAGGCCTTTTGGTGGAGGCTGTCACCGTGATGACCAAACCGCCGTCGGGGTCGAGGCGTCCGATTAACAGCACGCCGGAGCGGCCAAGGTTACTCAGCGACAAACGCCGGAAGGCAACGCGCGCCGAGAGCGCCACAGCCGGCAGGTGGATGCTGCGGAGTAGCTCCCCTGGGGCCAGCACGTTCTCCATGTCTCCGGTGACGAAATCGGCCACAGATACGCTGCGGCTGTTGCCGTCAGGGCTCTGGATGGTGGCCACGGCATCGAGCCCTGCGCACAGCGAAATCATGGGGCCCGCCGGCAAAGACGTGCAGAGGTTGCCGCCTACCGTGGACGTGTTCCAGATCTTGAACGATGCCACGAAAGAGTCGCAGCACGGACGGATCAAGGCCAGCCCCGGCCACTCGCGGTGGTTCATCGTTGGGTCCTGAGGCAACGCGTAGAGCTCGGCAACAGTACAGGTTGCGGCGAGTTCAATGCCTTGGTCGGTTACTGTAATGGCCGGCCAACCCGCCTGGCCCAAATCGAGGAGCCGCTTGAGTTCGGTACTGCCGTAGGAGAAAAGGACGGTTC
This window of the Arthrobacter sp. StoSoilB5 genome carries:
- a CDS encoding FAD binding domain-containing protein encodes the protein MDMNTIEAVVPTTDPSQWRDGDAWLAGGTVLFSYGSTELKRLLDLGQAGWPAITVTDQGIELAATCTVAELYALPQDPTMNHREWPGLALIRPCCDSFVASFKIWNTSTVGGNLCTSLPAGPMISLCAGLDAVATIQSPDGNSRSVSVADFVTGDMENVLAPGELLRSIHLPAVALSARVAFRRLSLSNLGRSGVLLIGRLDPDGGLVITVTASTKRPVQLRFPAGQVPDAGMLADAVGDSIPWPLYHDDIHGLPAWRRDMTFKLAEEIRAELLGESMGVSGDFWPPHDTSPQPSTQPETPGAQKEASHGN